One Curtobacterium sp. MCLR17_032 genomic window carries:
- a CDS encoding ferredoxin reductase family protein: protein MIDTARPAPRTAPVPRSSHPSTPHPPAVVEPWDVAARRRRRSGRRRLAMADLLVVATWASAAVAVALWLVSPGSHTVTGVSGVLTDAGIVTGLVATDLVLVMLVLAARVPLLDRVVGQDRAIAVHRSLGKPVLFLLLGHGALLTLGYAAADGSGPVAETIALFSSPDMPLAYLGLGLFVLVVVSSLVAVRRRLPYEVWHGIHLLSYAAVLVALPHMLSAGSVLAHGSWQRAYWIALYVLSLGLIAVYRFVVPVVVSLRHRIRVVGVEPIAPGVVSIHLAGRDLDRLGARGGQYGVWRFWTGATWWHAHPVSFSAVPTVDRARITVRDLGAGSARLGRIRPGAAVSLEGPYGLFTTHARTAPYLALVASGIGITPVRALLQDTDLRPGEATVLLRGTDDRQQYLWRETAALADASGSAVCAMVGPRARSRPSWMTEEDLRRGVTLGSVFPHLLESDLYVCGPQSWADLVVQDARRAGVPAHRIHHERFGA from the coding sequence ATGATCGACACCGCTCGCCCCGCACCGAGGACCGCCCCGGTCCCACGGTCATCGCACCCATCGACACCGCATCCGCCGGCCGTCGTCGAGCCGTGGGACGTCGCCGCACGTCGCCGCCGCCGCTCCGGACGCCGCCGCCTGGCGATGGCGGACCTGCTCGTGGTGGCGACCTGGGCCTCCGCCGCGGTGGCCGTCGCCCTGTGGCTCGTGTCACCGGGCTCCCACACCGTCACCGGCGTCAGCGGCGTCCTGACCGACGCCGGGATCGTCACCGGCCTCGTCGCGACCGACCTGGTCCTCGTGATGCTCGTCCTGGCTGCCCGCGTCCCGCTGCTCGATCGCGTCGTCGGCCAGGACCGAGCGATCGCGGTGCACCGCTCCCTCGGCAAGCCGGTCCTCTTCCTGCTGCTCGGACACGGGGCGCTGCTCACCCTCGGGTACGCGGCGGCGGACGGGTCCGGTCCGGTCGCCGAGACGATCGCGCTGTTCTCGAGCCCGGACATGCCGCTGGCGTACCTGGGCCTCGGGCTGTTCGTGCTCGTGGTCGTCAGCTCGCTCGTCGCCGTCCGTCGACGCCTGCCGTACGAGGTGTGGCACGGCATCCACCTGCTCAGCTACGCCGCCGTCCTGGTCGCCCTGCCCCACATGCTCAGTGCCGGCAGCGTCCTGGCCCACGGCTCCTGGCAGCGGGCGTACTGGATCGCGCTGTACGTCCTGTCCCTCGGGCTCATCGCGGTCTACCGCTTCGTCGTCCCGGTCGTCGTGAGCCTGCGGCACCGGATCCGCGTCGTCGGCGTCGAACCCATCGCCCCCGGGGTGGTCTCGATCCACCTCGCCGGACGGGACCTGGACCGGCTCGGCGCCCGCGGCGGGCAGTACGGCGTGTGGCGGTTCTGGACCGGTGCGACGTGGTGGCACGCCCACCCGGTGTCGTTCTCGGCGGTCCCCACCGTCGACCGCGCGCGCATCACCGTCCGCGACCTCGGTGCGGGCTCGGCGCGACTCGGTCGGATCCGACCGGGTGCCGCGGTCTCGCTCGAGGGGCCGTACGGACTCTTCACGACGCACGCCCGGACCGCGCCGTACCTGGCGCTCGTCGCGTCCGGCATCGGCATCACGCCGGTCCGTGCCCTGCTCCAGGACACCGACCTGCGGCCCGGCGAGGCCACGGTGCTGTTGCGTGGCACCGACGACCGGCAGCAGTACCTGTGGCGGGAGACCGCGGCGCTCGCCGACGCCTCCGGCAGCGCGGTCTGCGCGATGGTCGGGCCGCGCGCCCGGTCCCGGCCCAGCTGGATGACGGAGGAGGACCTGCGCCGCGGGGTCACCCTCGGCTCGGTGTTCCCGCACCTGCTCGAGTCGGACCTGTACGTCTGCGGCCCGCAGTCCTGGGCCGACCTGGTGGTGCAGGACGCCCGACGGGCCGGGGTGCCCGCGCACCGGATCCACCACGAGCGGTTCGGCGCATGA
- a CDS encoding FMN-binding protein — translation MRARAVLGGVLSSVAVLVIGWQVGGQTATTASPPTSTSDTSGSGTSGSDTSGSGTSGTSGSAASGSTTSGTFLGAVAQTRYGPVQVRIVVSDGTITDVTAPQLTDADGRSVAISAQAAPVLRQEALQAQSAQIQAVSGATFTSEGYTTSLQSAIDQAGL, via the coding sequence ATGAGGGCCCGGGCGGTCCTCGGCGGCGTGCTGTCCTCGGTCGCCGTGCTCGTGATCGGGTGGCAGGTCGGCGGGCAGACGGCGACGACGGCGAGCCCGCCGACGTCGACCTCGGACACGAGCGGGTCGGGCACGAGCGGGTCGGACACGAGTGGGTCCGGCACGAGCGGGACCTCCGGGTCGGCAGCGTCCGGGTCCACGACGTCCGGCACCTTCCTCGGTGCCGTCGCCCAGACCCGCTACGGACCCGTCCAGGTGCGCATCGTCGTCAGTGACGGCACGATCACCGACGTCACCGCACCACAGCTCACCGACGCGGACGGCCGATCGGTGGCGATCAGCGCCCAAGCTGCCCCGGTCCTCCGCCAGGAGGCCCTGCAGGCGCAGTCCGCCCAGATCCAGGCCGTCAGCGGTGCGACCTTCACCAGCGAGGGCTACACGACGTCCCTGCAGTCCGCGATCGACCAGGCCGGACTGTGA
- a CDS encoding FAD:protein FMN transferase — protein MGTVVSLRGADAETAARVRAVFAGYDHRYSRYDPASVLSRVAAGTLRLADTPEEVRDVYALALTWRDRTAGAFTPHRPDGTIDLSGVVKALAVRDAGVLLDDASPDWMLSAGGDVLVRGTHDGAPWRVGVVDPDRRDALADVVQLDAPRRAVATSGTAERGEHVWRRSVPTFAQVTVVADDIVTADVLATAVLAGDEADLARTTADGTVDVLAFGVDGRAWATPGLAARSCSRMGA, from the coding sequence ATGGGCACCGTCGTGAGCCTGCGCGGCGCGGACGCCGAGACGGCCGCGCGGGTCCGGGCGGTCTTCGCCGGGTACGACCACCGGTACAGCCGGTACGACCCCGCTTCGGTGCTCAGCCGGGTCGCCGCCGGGACCCTCCGCCTCGCCGACACCCCCGAGGAGGTCCGTGACGTCTACGCGCTGGCCCTGACCTGGCGGGACCGGACCGCGGGTGCCTTCACCCCGCACCGCCCGGACGGGACCATCGACCTGTCCGGCGTCGTCAAGGCCCTCGCCGTCCGCGACGCCGGCGTGCTGCTCGACGACGCCTCCCCGGACTGGATGCTCAGCGCCGGCGGTGACGTCCTGGTCCGCGGCACCCACGACGGTGCACCCTGGCGGGTCGGCGTCGTCGACCCGGACCGGCGCGACGCCCTGGCCGACGTCGTGCAGCTCGACGCGCCCCGACGTGCGGTCGCGACCTCCGGCACCGCCGAACGGGGGGAACACGTCTGGCGCCGCTCGGTCCCGACCTTCGCGCAGGTCACGGTCGTGGCCGACGACATCGTCACGGCCGACGTCCTCGCCACCGCGGTCCTGGCCGGGGACGAGGCCGACCTCGCCCGCACCACTGCGGACGGCACGGTCGACGTCCTGGCGTTCGGCGTCGACGGCCGCGCCTGGGCGACACCCGGACTCGCCGCCCGGTCATGCAGCAGGATGGGGGCGTGA
- a CDS encoding nucleoside/nucleotide kinase family protein: MSTPEPLSADQAVARAVALAGAGGRSVLGIAGAPGAGKSTLARRVVTAVTEQLGPGVAVQVPMDGFHLANAALDALGRHDRKGAIDTFDAAGYVALVRRLVGGPDAEGAETIWAPDFDRRVDEPVAGSIAVPPETVLVVSEGNYLLDQSAPWRELPGQFTETWACVVDDDVRIDRLVGRHMRHGRDHESARAWAVQVDGVNAARVTADLHRASVLVRT, from the coding sequence GTGAGCACGCCGGAGCCCCTGTCCGCCGACCAGGCCGTCGCACGCGCGGTGGCGCTCGCCGGGGCGGGTGGCCGGAGCGTGCTCGGCATCGCGGGTGCTCCCGGCGCGGGCAAGTCGACCCTCGCCCGCCGGGTCGTCACCGCGGTCACCGAGCAGCTCGGCCCGGGCGTCGCCGTCCAGGTCCCGATGGACGGCTTCCACCTGGCGAACGCCGCACTCGACGCCCTGGGCCGGCACGACCGCAAGGGCGCGATCGACACCTTCGACGCGGCCGGGTACGTGGCGCTGGTCCGACGGCTGGTCGGAGGTCCGGACGCGGAGGGTGCCGAGACGATCTGGGCGCCGGACTTCGACCGCCGCGTCGACGAACCCGTCGCCGGCAGCATCGCCGTCCCGCCGGAGACCGTGCTCGTCGTCTCCGAGGGCAACTACCTGCTCGACCAGTCCGCCCCGTGGCGCGAGCTGCCGGGACAGTTCACCGAGACCTGGGCCTGCGTGGTCGACGACGACGTGCGCATCGACCGCCTCGTCGGCCGGCACATGCGCCACGGCCGCGACCACGAATCAGCCCGGGCCTGGGCCGTGCAGGTGGACGGCGTCAACGCCGCACGCGTCACGGCGGACCTGCACCGGGCCTCCGTCCTGGTCCGGACCTGA
- a CDS encoding NAD(P)H-binding protein: MTIAITGATGNIGGAVARALAADGTPFRMVVRDAARAPELPGTEVAVATYADADAARAAFADVDVLFLVSGAEARDRLDQHRTVIRAAADAGVRHVVYTSFQGAAADATFTLGRDHFWTEQAIRDTSMAHTFLRDSFYLDFVEDLVGEDGVIRGPAGEGAMAAVARADVARVATAVLREPSRHLDRTYDLTGPAAITLEQAASVVSEVRGRPVSYHRESLEEAYASRQRWQPEPWQADAWVSTYTAIADGSLRKVSGDVERVTGRPPMTLRQVLEARGD, translated from the coding sequence GTGACCATCGCCATCACCGGGGCCACCGGCAACATCGGCGGCGCCGTCGCCCGCGCGCTCGCCGCGGACGGCACGCCGTTCCGCATGGTCGTCCGCGACGCCGCCCGTGCCCCGGAGCTGCCCGGCACCGAGGTCGCGGTCGCCACCTACGCCGACGCCGACGCAGCCCGCGCCGCCTTCGCGGACGTCGACGTGCTGTTCCTGGTGTCCGGGGCGGAGGCCCGTGACCGGCTCGACCAGCACCGCACCGTCATCCGGGCCGCGGCCGACGCCGGGGTCCGGCACGTCGTCTACACGTCGTTCCAGGGCGCGGCCGCCGACGCCACCTTCACGCTCGGTCGTGACCACTTCTGGACCGAGCAGGCGATCCGTGACACCTCGATGGCGCACACGTTCCTGCGGGACTCGTTCTACCTGGACTTCGTCGAGGACCTGGTCGGCGAGGACGGCGTGATCCGCGGTCCGGCGGGCGAGGGGGCGATGGCCGCGGTCGCCCGTGCCGATGTCGCACGCGTGGCGACGGCCGTCCTCCGCGAGCCGTCGCGGCACCTCGACCGCACGTACGACCTGACGGGTCCGGCCGCGATCACCCTCGAGCAGGCGGCGTCGGTCGTCAGCGAGGTCCGTGGGCGCCCGGTGTCGTACCACCGCGAGTCCCTGGAGGAGGCCTACGCCTCCCGGCAGCGCTGGCAGCCCGAGCCGTGGCAGGCCGACGCCTGGGTCAGCACCTACACGGCGATCGCGGACGGGTCGCTCCGCAAGGTGTCCGGTGACGTCGAGCGGGTCACCGGCCGTCCGCCGATGACGCTCCGTCAGGTCCTGGAGGCCCGGGGGGACTGA
- a CDS encoding glycosyltransferase family 39 protein, which translates to MDDTTRPARWRDQRPSARWTLVGILVGALVLFCWNLGRGGDFTFYQSAARSMSESWAALASGAFDPGATVTLDKLSGFAVPQALSLRLLGNSTAALAFPQVVEGLVTIWACSLVGLRWAGPGTGLVAAAAAATTPVFVSMFAHPMEDAMVTAALAVALCCWQRSVLTGRWWPLVAAGLAVGVGFQAKMLQAWFVLPALLLGTWLGSASGRRVVRTSVLAAVAVVSSLSWTVALALAPAGQRPWIDGTTDDDPFAMVFGYNGLGRFLPGLVPGAVPAEGGGSPWIHPIPGAGHGTGLTKLVDPQYATQIGWLLPAAVLGAVLALASLRPRTGADGTRHTGAHGTRHTGGDGRAARATAVTVLVWTVTAAAVLSVMHLPHTAYVAALGVQLCLLAASGWRGAVGLLRASRPVPRYTLAALLLVETVWWRWLDRTGGTPEVLALPAVLAGLAAAAVALVLAVVPPDRWSARRATTKGRPVRRRARRLVALATAAALLAGPAAFSLQALDAQRDGTGEDASVGTVDSLAARGTHEDREVFHVSAPAVTGGTTPVPSDTRLLVRTALALGGGRDGRPLFLSDSWRVSAEVIATTGRAVLTDGGYSGRVPVFTVGQVGAEVRSGARLLVERTGASADDPVRQYVAHDPCRLVRQDGPGVRPGSSDPSHLRFGGHAGPADREARHPSGAGAHHRQTGWTLWQCG; encoded by the coding sequence GTGGACGACACGACGAGACCCGCCCGGTGGCGCGACCAACGCCCGAGCGCACGCTGGACCCTCGTCGGCATCCTGGTCGGCGCCCTCGTGCTGTTCTGCTGGAACCTCGGCCGCGGCGGTGACTTCACCTTCTACCAGTCGGCCGCGCGGTCGATGTCCGAGTCCTGGGCAGCGCTGGCCTCCGGTGCCTTCGACCCCGGTGCGACCGTCACGCTCGACAAGCTCAGCGGCTTCGCGGTCCCGCAGGCACTCAGCCTGCGGCTGCTCGGGAACTCGACCGCGGCACTCGCGTTCCCCCAGGTGGTCGAGGGGCTCGTCACCATCTGGGCCTGCTCGCTCGTCGGACTGCGCTGGGCGGGTCCGGGCACCGGCCTGGTCGCCGCGGCCGCAGCGGCGACGACGCCCGTCTTCGTGTCGATGTTCGCGCACCCGATGGAGGACGCGATGGTCACGGCGGCCCTGGCGGTGGCGCTCTGCTGCTGGCAGCGCTCGGTGTTGACCGGGAGGTGGTGGCCCCTCGTCGCCGCGGGCCTGGCGGTCGGCGTCGGCTTCCAGGCGAAGATGCTGCAGGCGTGGTTCGTCCTCCCCGCCCTGCTGCTCGGCACCTGGCTCGGCTCCGCCTCCGGTCGACGGGTCGTGCGGACGTCGGTCCTGGCGGCCGTCGCGGTCGTGTCGTCGCTGTCATGGACGGTCGCGTTGGCGCTCGCGCCCGCGGGCCAGCGGCCGTGGATCGACGGCACGACGGACGACGACCCGTTCGCCATGGTGTTCGGGTACAACGGGCTGGGTCGGTTCCTGCCCGGGCTGGTCCCGGGTGCGGTGCCCGCCGAGGGTGGCGGCTCCCCGTGGATCCACCCCATCCCCGGCGCGGGCCACGGGACCGGTCTGACGAAGCTCGTCGACCCGCAGTACGCGACGCAGATCGGGTGGCTGCTGCCCGCCGCGGTCCTCGGCGCGGTGCTCGCGCTCGCCTCCCTCCGGCCCCGCACCGGCGCGGACGGGACGCGTCACACCGGCGCGCACGGGACCCGTCACACCGGCGGGGACGGTCGGGCCGCCCGGGCGACGGCGGTCACCGTGCTCGTCTGGACCGTCACGGCCGCCGCGGTCCTGTCGGTCATGCACCTCCCGCACACCGCGTACGTCGCGGCGCTCGGCGTGCAGCTGTGCCTGCTGGCCGCCTCGGGGTGGCGCGGGGCGGTCGGACTGCTGCGTGCCTCCCGGCCGGTGCCCCGGTACACGCTCGCCGCACTGCTGCTGGTCGAGACGGTCTGGTGGCGGTGGCTGGACCGGACGGGCGGGACGCCCGAGGTCCTGGCACTGCCCGCGGTCCTCGCGGGCCTGGCGGCCGCCGCCGTCGCACTGGTGCTCGCGGTGGTCCCCCCGGACCGGTGGTCTGCACGCCGCGCCACGACGAAGGGCCGGCCCGTCCGTCGGCGCGCGCGGCGCCTGGTCGCCCTCGCGACCGCCGCCGCACTGCTCGCCGGACCGGCCGCGTTCTCACTGCAGGCCCTGGACGCCCAGCGCGACGGGACCGGGGAGGACGCGTCCGTCGGGACCGTCGACAGCCTGGCGGCACGCGGCACCCACGAGGACCGCGAGGTCTTCCACGTGTCGGCACCGGCGGTCACCGGAGGGACGACACCGGTGCCGTCGGACACCCGCCTGCTCGTCCGGACCGCGCTGGCGCTCGGCGGCGGGCGGGACGGTCGGCCGCTGTTCCTGTCCGACTCGTGGCGCGTCTCCGCCGAGGTGATCGCCACCACCGGTCGGGCCGTGCTCACCGACGGCGGCTACTCCGGACGCGTCCCCGTCTTCACGGTCGGGCAGGTCGGCGCCGAGGTCCGCTCCGGCGCCCGGCTGCTCGTGGAGCGCACCGGAGCCTCGGCGGACGACCCGGTCCGCCAGTACGTGGCGCACGACCCCTGCCGGCTGGTCCGGCAGGACGGGCCCGGTGTGCGGCCCGGGTCGTCCGACCCGTCGCACCTCCGGTTCGGCGGACACGCGGGTCCGGCCGACCGGGAGGCCCGCCACCCGTCCGGTGCTGGAGCCCACCACCGGCAGACGGGCTGGACCCTGTGGCAGTGCGGCTGA
- a CDS encoding MFS transporter, producing the protein MTTGTVRSGLRGAAWLLPAAIVLVALNFRGPIVAPAPVIGDVRADLGMTATVAGLLTTIPVLCFALATPFASWVIARFTAERAVSLSLVIVLVGTVVRSIPHEAALLIGTAVIGIGITIGNVVIPVVIRRDTSPERVGLVTGVYTSALNVGSMITSLGTAPIAAAWGWPVAIAVWGVLALVAAAAWTYTVGAGAAWRGTDHDPEPLPVTGPIDQVLDTGSVRTVTSRGATAEVETLPHPAKRWVTWGLMLAFGGQAFSYYALTAWIPTLLHDEIGFDTASSGASSSVFQILAVVGALGVPVLASRFRPRVIIVLVAFFWLAMPLGLLVAPQLWLLWSVLGGAAQGGGITIIFIVIVRLVSNDDDARRMSAFVQGGGYLLGSAGPLVAGALHGATGGWTAPLLTVLVAVLLLGVVGSVAARKVR; encoded by the coding sequence ATGACCACCGGCACGGTCCGGTCCGGCCTGCGCGGAGCCGCCTGGCTGCTGCCGGCCGCGATCGTCCTGGTCGCCCTGAACTTCCGCGGGCCGATCGTCGCCCCGGCGCCGGTGATCGGCGACGTCCGCGCCGACCTCGGCATGACCGCGACGGTCGCCGGTCTGCTCACCACCATCCCGGTGCTCTGCTTCGCCCTCGCGACGCCGTTCGCCAGCTGGGTCATCGCCCGCTTCACCGCGGAGCGTGCGGTGTCCCTGTCGCTCGTCATCGTGCTGGTCGGGACCGTCGTCCGGTCGATCCCGCACGAGGCCGCGCTGCTCATCGGCACCGCGGTGATCGGCATCGGCATCACGATCGGCAACGTGGTGATCCCGGTCGTGATCCGCCGCGACACGTCACCGGAGCGGGTCGGCCTGGTCACCGGTGTGTACACGTCGGCGCTCAACGTCGGGTCGATGATCACCTCGCTCGGCACCGCACCGATAGCGGCCGCCTGGGGATGGCCCGTCGCGATCGCGGTGTGGGGTGTCCTGGCGCTCGTCGCGGCCGCCGCCTGGACCTACACGGTGGGCGCGGGCGCTGCCTGGCGCGGCACCGACCACGACCCGGAGCCGCTGCCCGTCACCGGGCCGATCGACCAGGTGCTCGACACCGGGTCGGTGCGGACCGTCACGTCGCGCGGCGCTACGGCCGAGGTCGAGACCCTGCCGCACCCCGCCAAGCGCTGGGTGACGTGGGGGCTCATGCTCGCGTTCGGCGGCCAGGCGTTCTCGTACTACGCCCTGACCGCGTGGATCCCGACGCTGCTGCACGACGAGATCGGCTTCGACACGGCGTCCTCGGGCGCGAGCTCGTCGGTGTTCCAGATCCTCGCGGTCGTCGGGGCGCTCGGAGTCCCGGTGCTCGCCAGCCGGTTCCGGCCGCGGGTCATCATCGTCCTGGTCGCGTTCTTCTGGCTGGCGATGCCGCTCGGGCTCCTGGTCGCCCCGCAGCTCTGGCTGCTGTGGTCGGTGCTCGGTGGTGCGGCCCAGGGTGGTGGCATCACGATCATCTTCATCGTCATCGTCCGGCTGGTGTCGAACGACGACGACGCCCGCCGGATGTCCGCGTTCGTGCAGGGTGGCGGGTACCTGCTCGGTTCGGCTGGGCCCCTCGTTGCGGGCGCGCTGCACGGGGCGACCGGCGGCTGGACGGCGCCGCTGCTGACCGTGCTGGTCGCGGTGCTGCTGCTCGGGGTCGTCGGGTCGGTTGCGGCGCGGAAGGTCCGCTGA